The following are from one region of the Bradyrhizobium septentrionale genome:
- a CDS encoding glutathione S-transferase: MADLRIFSYLPNPRVWKATIAARFCGVDVEVRGASGKELRDWLWDYDAHPLTEHERAALSSLARTGRVGLTGAQLFKTDAFMEAQPFGNVPAAFGADGKVGIFESNSIMRAVARLGEAKFALYGRDAYEASRIDSFLDVSLVFARDTQIYLLALSGGTVDAAIHARAKDAFAIYASGIEQALSPLRETLVGTGISIADICLTAELALFMNEHGRAEQLRKLGLERILHPGVQDQYPLMFAHFARLLEHAHFAPELKPYVEKLRSKAVA, encoded by the coding sequence ATGGCTGACCTGCGTATATTCTCTTACTTGCCGAACCCGCGCGTCTGGAAAGCGACCATCGCCGCGCGGTTCTGCGGCGTCGATGTCGAGGTGCGAGGCGCCTCGGGCAAGGAATTGCGCGACTGGCTGTGGGACTACGATGCCCATCCGCTGACCGAGCACGAACGCGCCGCGCTGTCGTCGCTGGCGCGAACCGGCCGGGTCGGGCTGACCGGCGCACAGCTGTTCAAGACCGACGCGTTCATGGAGGCGCAGCCGTTCGGCAATGTGCCTGCCGCATTCGGCGCCGACGGCAAGGTCGGGATTTTCGAATCGAACAGCATCATGCGCGCGGTGGCGCGGCTCGGTGAAGCGAAGTTCGCCCTCTATGGGCGTGACGCCTACGAGGCGTCCAGGATCGACAGTTTTCTCGATGTCAGCCTGGTGTTCGCGCGGGACACGCAAATCTATCTGCTCGCTCTGTCGGGCGGAACGGTCGACGCGGCCATTCACGCGCGCGCCAAGGACGCGTTTGCGATCTATGCCTCGGGGATCGAGCAGGCATTGTCGCCGCTGCGCGAGACGCTGGTCGGAACCGGCATCTCGATTGCCGACATCTGCCTCACAGCCGAGCTCGCCCTCTTCATGAACGAGCACGGGCGCGCAGAGCAATTGCGCAAGCTGGGGTTGGAGAGAATCCTCCACCCGGGAGTGCAGGATCAGTATCCGCTGATGTTCGCCCATTTTGCCCGGCTGCTCGAGCACGCGCATTTTGCGCCGGAGCTCAAGCCCTATGTCGAGAAGCTGCGGTCGAAGGCGGTCGCCTGA
- a CDS encoding SDR family NAD(P)-dependent oxidoreductase: MTAPVCLISGVGPGTGSALARRFAEGGYRVALLARNEERLAALERQLPGAKAYRCDVSDPAQVEAVASAVERDLGNPGVVIHNAVGGAFGTFREIDPQILNRNFQVNTMGLLYLARRFTPAMISAGKGAIVATGNTSALRGKAGFAGFAPTKAAQRILAEAMARDLGPQGVHVAYVVIDAVIDLEWTRKRWPERPDDFFIKPKAIADEIWHVAHQDRSAWSFNVEIRPFGEAW; encoded by the coding sequence ATGACCGCACCTGTTTGTTTGATCTCCGGCGTGGGACCCGGCACGGGCTCGGCGCTCGCCAGGAGGTTCGCCGAAGGCGGCTATCGCGTCGCGCTGCTCGCCAGGAACGAGGAGCGCCTCGCCGCGCTCGAAAGGCAGCTGCCGGGCGCAAAGGCCTATCGATGCGACGTGTCCGACCCCGCGCAGGTCGAGGCGGTGGCCTCCGCCGTGGAGCGCGATCTCGGCAATCCCGGCGTCGTGATCCACAACGCCGTCGGCGGCGCGTTCGGCACATTCCGCGAGATCGATCCGCAGATTCTCAATCGCAACTTCCAGGTCAACACGATGGGACTGTTGTATCTGGCGCGGCGCTTTACCCCGGCGATGATCAGCGCAGGCAAGGGCGCCATCGTGGCGACCGGCAATACCTCGGCGTTGCGCGGCAAGGCCGGCTTCGCAGGCTTCGCGCCGACCAAGGCGGCGCAGCGGATTCTTGCCGAAGCGATGGCGCGCGACCTCGGGCCGCAAGGGGTTCACGTCGCCTACGTCGTCATTGATGCGGTGATCGATCTGGAGTGGACGCGGAAGCGCTGGCCGGAACGGCCGGACGACTTCTTCATCAAGCCGAAAGCGATCGCTGACGAGATCTGGCACGTCGCGCACCAGGATCGCAGCGCGTGGTCGTTCAATGTCGAGATCAGGCCGTTCGGCGAGGCCTGGTAG
- a CDS encoding NAD(P)H-dependent flavin oxidoreductase, whose amino-acid sequence MKTAITELFGIQHPIIQGGMHYVGFAEMAAAVSNAGGLGIITGLTQRTPELLAKEIARCRDMTDKPIGVNLTFLPSFTAPPYPEYIAAIREGGVKAVETAGRSPEQYMPALKAAGIKVIHKCTSVRHSLKAEKIGCDAVSVDGFECGGHPGEDDIPNMILLPRAADELKIPFVASGGMADARSLVAALSMGAAGMNMGTRFIATKEAPVHPNVKKALVEANELDTRLVMRALRNTERVLKNKGVDELLEIEREKGAKLKIEDIHEQVAGVYPKVMIDGEMDAGAWSCGMVVGLINDIPTVKELIDRIMAEAEAIIRQRLTGFLDGQFETKPARAVA is encoded by the coding sequence GTGAAGACAGCAATCACTGAACTGTTCGGTATCCAGCATCCGATCATCCAGGGCGGCATGCATTACGTCGGCTTCGCCGAGATGGCGGCCGCGGTGTCCAACGCCGGCGGCCTCGGCATCATCACCGGCCTGACCCAGAGGACGCCGGAACTGCTGGCCAAGGAGATCGCGCGCTGCCGCGACATGACCGACAAGCCGATCGGCGTGAACCTCACCTTCCTGCCGAGCTTCACCGCGCCGCCCTATCCGGAATACATCGCGGCGATCCGCGAGGGCGGCGTCAAGGCGGTGGAGACCGCGGGCCGCAGCCCGGAGCAGTACATGCCGGCGCTGAAAGCGGCCGGCATCAAGGTGATCCACAAATGCACCTCGGTGCGGCATTCGCTGAAGGCCGAGAAGATCGGCTGCGATGCGGTCAGCGTCGACGGCTTCGAGTGCGGCGGCCATCCCGGCGAGGATGACATCCCGAACATGATCCTGCTGCCGCGTGCGGCGGACGAGCTGAAGATCCCGTTCGTGGCCTCGGGCGGCATGGCGGATGCGCGCAGCCTCGTCGCGGCGCTGTCGATGGGCGCAGCCGGCATGAACATGGGCACGCGCTTCATCGCCACCAAGGAAGCGCCGGTCCATCCCAATGTGAAGAAGGCGCTGGTGGAGGCGAACGAGCTCGACACCCGCCTGGTGATGCGGGCGCTGCGCAACACCGAGCGCGTGCTGAAGAACAAGGGCGTCGATGAGCTGCTCGAGATCGAGCGCGAGAAGGGCGCCAAATTGAAGATCGAGGACATCCACGAGCAGGTCGCCGGCGTCTACCCGAAGGTGATGATCGACGGCGAGATGGATGCCGGCGCCTGGAGCTGCGGCATGGTGGTCGGGCTGATCAACGACATCCCGACCGTCAAGGAGCTGATCGACCGCATCATGGCCGAGGCTGAAGCGATCATTCGGCAGCGGCTGACCGGCTTCCTCGACGGCCAATTCGAAACCAAACCGGCCCGCGCCGTCGCCTGA
- a CDS encoding iron-containing alcohol dehydrogenase has product MGVVGSHQYPSMESVIYGRPAAEALREEAERLGAKRVYLIASRTLNTTTDEIEKIREGLGDRHAATFDGVPQHTTRDVVTQIARQASEAKADLVVAIGGGSVVDAAKIVLMCMEHEIFEPAGLDGFETTPDRRFGPFRNPKVRMIAIPSTLSGGEYNSGALVTDTSRKLKQIFNHPMMMPRSIILDPAITKYTPEKLWLGSGTRAMDHGIEAICSSRPNVLVDAVCQQGLRYLHDGLLRTKDNPHDEAARLNCQLGSWLSAFGLQARVPMGASHAIGHVLGGTCDVPHYFCTAVMMPSVLRYNRPATEAAQQTIAAALGTPGRDAGEAFAGFIAELGLPRRLADVGVGEDRFELIGKNAMLSIFTRANPQPIREPGDVVKILKLAA; this is encoded by the coding sequence ATGGGCGTCGTCGGCAGCCATCAATACCCCAGCATGGAATCCGTGATCTACGGCAGGCCGGCGGCCGAGGCGCTGCGCGAGGAAGCCGAACGGCTGGGCGCGAAGCGCGTCTATCTGATCGCAAGCCGGACGCTGAACACCACGACCGACGAGATCGAGAAGATCCGCGAAGGGCTCGGCGACCGCCATGCCGCGACCTTTGACGGCGTGCCGCAGCACACGACGCGGGACGTGGTGACGCAGATCGCGCGACAGGCAAGTGAGGCCAAAGCGGATCTCGTCGTCGCCATCGGTGGCGGCTCGGTAGTCGATGCGGCGAAGATCGTGCTGATGTGCATGGAGCACGAGATCTTCGAACCTGCCGGGCTCGACGGCTTCGAGACCACGCCGGACCGCCGCTTCGGGCCGTTCCGCAACCCGAAGGTCCGGATGATCGCGATCCCCAGCACGCTTTCGGGAGGCGAGTACAATTCCGGCGCGCTGGTCACCGACACCAGCCGCAAGCTGAAGCAGATCTTCAATCACCCGATGATGATGCCGCGCAGCATCATCCTCGATCCCGCGATCACGAAATACACGCCCGAGAAGCTCTGGCTGGGCTCCGGCACACGCGCGATGGACCACGGTATCGAGGCGATCTGCTCCAGCCGTCCCAATGTACTCGTCGACGCGGTGTGCCAGCAGGGGCTGCGCTATCTGCATGACGGCCTGCTGCGCACCAAGGACAATCCGCATGACGAGGCGGCACGGCTGAATTGCCAGTTGGGCTCGTGGCTGTCCGCGTTCGGATTGCAGGCGCGGGTGCCGATGGGCGCGAGCCACGCCATCGGCCATGTCCTCGGCGGCACCTGCGACGTGCCGCATTATTTCTGCACGGCGGTGATGATGCCGAGCGTGCTCCGCTACAACCGTCCCGCGACGGAGGCGGCCCAGCAGACGATCGCCGCCGCGCTCGGAACGCCGGGGCGTGATGCCGGCGAGGCGTTCGCCGGCTTTATCGCCGAGCTCGGCCTGCCGCGGCGGCTGGCTGATGTCGGCGTGGGCGAGGACCGTTTTGAGCTGATCGGCAAGAACGCGATGCTGTCGATCTTCACCCGGGCCAACCCGCAGCCGATCCGCGAGCCCGGCGATGTCGTCAAGATCCTGAAGCTCGCCGCCTGA
- a CDS encoding enoyl-CoA hydratase-related protein: protein MTEHVKGEIAAGVMTLTLQRPEKKNALTGAMYNVMSAALKQVEADASVRVILFQGDGDSFTAGNDLADFASQARGEGTVDSPAHTFIETISKVGKPIVAAVQGNAVGVGTTMLLHCDLIYLAENARLITPFVNLALVPEAASSWLLPLRIGHARAYAMFALGEPMDAQGALASGLANAVVPQADLRKRAHDAAVALTKRPAGSLSMTKKLMREQQRIAAQIAAEGVLFKERLTTPEAREAFAAFAERRQPDFTKLSA from the coding sequence ATGACCGAGCATGTCAAGGGTGAGATTGCCGCCGGCGTGATGACGCTGACGCTGCAGCGGCCGGAGAAGAAGAACGCGCTGACCGGGGCCATGTACAATGTCATGTCCGCGGCGCTCAAGCAGGTGGAGGCGGATGCCTCTGTCCGGGTGATCCTGTTCCAGGGCGACGGCGACAGCTTCACCGCGGGCAATGATCTGGCTGACTTCGCAAGCCAGGCGCGCGGTGAAGGCACTGTCGACAGTCCGGCCCACACTTTCATCGAAACCATCAGCAAGGTCGGCAAGCCGATCGTCGCGGCGGTGCAGGGCAATGCGGTCGGCGTCGGCACCACCATGCTGCTGCACTGTGATCTCATCTATCTCGCCGAGAATGCGCGGCTGATCACGCCCTTTGTCAATCTCGCTCTGGTGCCGGAAGCTGCATCGAGCTGGCTGCTGCCGTTGCGGATCGGCCATGCGCGCGCCTATGCGATGTTCGCGCTTGGCGAGCCGATGGATGCGCAGGGCGCACTGGCATCCGGCCTCGCCAATGCCGTGGTGCCGCAGGCCGATCTGCGCAAGCGCGCGCATGACGCGGCGGTCGCGCTGACCAAGCGGCCGGCGGGTTCGCTCAGCATGACCAAGAAGCTGATGCGCGAGCAGCAGCGGATCGCGGCGCAGATCGCCGCGGAAGGCGTGTTGTTCAAGGAGCGGCTGACGACGCCCGAAGCGCGCGAGGCCTTTGCCGCGTTCGCCGAACGGCGTCAGCCGGACTTCACCAAACTGTCGGCCTGA